The Thermoflexus hugenholtzii JAD2 genomic interval GATGGAGAGAGAGGAGGTGTTGGAAGCGAGGATGGCGGTGGGAGCGCAGAGGTCATCGAGCCGGCGGAAGACCTCCTGCTTAAGATTCAGATCCTCCGGGGCCGCCTCGATGACGACCTCGACCGCCGCGAGGGCCTCCAGGTGATCGCTGAGGCGCAGCCGCTCCAGGGCGTTCCGGGCCTCCGCCTCGGCGAGTCGCCCTTTCGCCAAAGCCTCCTGCAGCCATCCTTCGATCTGGGCGCGGGCGCGTTCCAGCGCTTCCTCCACGACATCGTAAAGGACGACCTCGGCGCCGTGGGTCAGCGCCACATACGCGATCCCTCGCCCCATCGTCCCCGCCCCGATGATCCCCACGCGCTCCATTGTTCTCCACCTCGAATGACATCTTTCACGCCGATTGAAATCGGCCTTCGTAGGCGCTCCGCGCCAAGCGTCGGCCTTCGCCGACGCAACAGATGCTTTCCGGTCGGCGCAGGCCGACCGCTGGCCAAAGGCCTCCCGAGGTCGAATTCATTCGACGCCCCAAGCCGGCCATCGGCCGCAGGCTTTCACGCCGATTGAAATCAGCCTTCCAGGGCGCTTCGCGCCAGGCCTCGGCCTCCGCCGACGCAAAGAACGCTCTTCCGGTCGGCGCAGGCCGACCATCGGCCGCAGGCCTCCCGAGGTCGAATTCAATTCGACATCATTCCCGTCATCCCCGTCGGCGGAGGAAGGCCTCCACGCGCTCCCGGTGCTCCGGCGTGCGGGCGGCCACCTCCTGGAGATAGGCCTCGTAATCGAGGGACTGCTCCAGCGTGAAGGCCAGCGCCCGGTTGAGGGCCCGCTTCAGGAACCCCACCGCCCGGGCCGGCAGCTCCCGCAGCCGGGCCGCCCACTCCTGGGCCGTCAGCATCACCTGGTCCGGCGGGACCACCGCGTTGACCAGCCCCCAGGCCAGGGCTCGGGAAGCGTCCAGCCGATCGATGAGGGTGGCCGCCTCGAAGGCCCGGGCGTATCCGGCCAGATGGGGCAGGAACCAGGTGGAGCCCGAATCGGGGATCAGGGCGATCTTGGCGAAGGCATTGAAGACGAAGGAGGCCGTCTCCGCCATCACCCGCAGGTCGCAGGCCAGGGCCAGGCTGCAGCCCGCGCCCGCCGCCACCCCGTTGATGGCGGCGATGAAAGGCTTCTCCGTGTTGCGGATGCGCAGGATCAGGGGATTGTAGCGGCTACGCAGGTGCTCGCCGATGGACATCGCCTCTTCCGGCCGCTCGTAGCGCGCCCGCATCTCCGCCAGGTCCTGCCCGGCGCAGAACCCCCGCCCGGCCCCGGTCACGATCACCACGCGGACCGCCTCGTCCCGCTCCACCGCCCGCAGGACGTCCTGTAATTCCCGGAACATCTGCTCGTTGAAGGCGTTGAGGACATCCGGTCGGTTCAGGGTGATGGTGGCGATCCCCTCCTGAACCTCATACTGCAGCGTCTCATAGGCCATGGCGCGACCTCCTCTACAGGGTCTGTTCTTGGCGAACCCGAGGAATCCTCAGCGTTCTCCCCAAGGGACGAGGGCTGCAAGCCCTCCGATCAAGAGGGCCGTCGCTCCGGCCGTTAGCGGGAGGATCCTGGGGAGCTCCGGGATGGGCAGCGTCGTGGATCCGAGGAGCAGCAAGGAGTAGGCGGACCAACCGGCGATGAAGCCGAGCAGGGCGGCCCGCCACGCGCGATCCAGATCCCGGCGTCGGCCCAGCCGGAAGGATAGGCCGCTGATCCCCAGGATGGCCAGCGCGCTCCATCCGAAGATCGACCACCCGGCCAGGCCCGGCCCCAGACCCCGGCCCGGGCGCGACGGGGCCGCAGGCGTGGGCATGGGCGAGGGGACCGGCGTCCGGGTCGGCTCCGGGGAGGGTGTCGGCGTGGGCGGCACCACCGTGGCGATGCGGCCCACCCGGTTCCGCTCGATCTGGAGTTGCAATCGATAAGAGAGCCGCGCCGGCTCGCTCACCGCCCGGATCTCCAGCATCCCCTCCCGATCCAGCGGGATGTCCACTTCCGCGAACCCATCCCGGGTTCCCACGACGAAGGGCCCGATGCTCCCCTGACCGGAATAAACGCCGGTGAAGGCAACCGGCGTGCCATCCGGAACCAGGTATCCATCCCGGTCGCGGATCGGTCCGGCCCAGACGCGTAACGTCTCCCCAACCCGGACGGTCACGGGGGCCGGGGTTCCAGAGACGGTCCCCTCCCGTGGGCCTGCCCCCAGGGGGATCACCTGATTGGGATCCGGCCGCAGGCGATCTGCCAGGTTATAGCCGAGGGCCGCGATGGAAAGGGGCGCGCGACTCCGGGGGTTCAAGGCGCCGAAGAGGGCCTGGGCCATGATCTCTATCGCCGGGGGCACGTGCGTCCAGAGCGCTTCATAGCGGCTCAGCCGGCTCACCTCCCGGGCGGTCAACGGATACAGCGGCCCGAGGCTCCAGAAGACTACCTGCTTGCCGGCCAGCAGATCCGTCCGCTCGCTGAGCAGGAGATGCGGCAGGCTGGAGGCCGGATCCT includes:
- a CDS encoding enoyl-CoA hydratase-related protein translates to MAYETLQYEVQEGIATITLNRPDVLNAFNEQMFRELQDVLRAVERDEAVRVVIVTGAGRGFCAGQDLAEMRARYERPEEAMSIGEHLRSRYNPLILRIRNTEKPFIAAINGVAAGAGCSLALACDLRVMAETASFVFNAFAKIALIPDSGSTWFLPHLAGYARAFEAATLIDRLDASRALAWGLVNAVVPPDQVMLTAQEWAARLRELPARAVGFLKRALNRALAFTLEQSLDYEAYLQEVAARTPEHRERVEAFLRRRG